A genomic region of Leptolyngbya sp. NIES-2104 contains the following coding sequences:
- a CDS encoding VPA1262 family protein encodes MSQSPSIPNLSQDLDTLSCDARLTEVFSGNSNEPCTLYLWLLERKQGKNDRDYQLLFSWVLPRLTGAVGQWGSFNSLSKWKSAPYEFRIHRLTFLHSGSAITDLVKRLCQGVTLGDACNQMDLPQPNAPLDQFCLGVSPNQIAQSFRVRPVIFLETSFSTLPIFDQLKPPTSPIDGISAFMGSLYRCDKLNLFCQANGEPLPQVDELARLCLNHLRDETGLDFRNADNQRLGNLEWLCFPAANQHEQSQISIDTDDAPNQVTVRITPGVLPTSSALIRCRGKNGGVIVLDQCQLVQVADSAEVPVSFEAKEHISSVTVTIWIQAPNSTSWELWYEHTSPTRWQVNLSLGLAGPQIDLPSDWLEKYANSRFRDQVEQSQKFNQVNYEQVRIGKTDTEPWIVAAKQIREFARKLFPFSSNGAFFPRGWANDETGRFSFFKWLQQLTNDPTASKVLLIDPYFDSAGIHELIARASAVQAEYVVLTTTQIKSDDDALETEDSLQVSDQSSEPQRAIRLKTACNQLQVLLKNLKFRLLDVRSTEGGKNQIFHDRYILVFGQNGDVKAGYHLSNSIQGATKAYPLLITTIPADVLPLVETYIATELLQPSNPRREVQTIFSTIAEQAEFSMSQHPTEIAAIPDANQFFAALLQDANLAYLTLSDLGERLQERGLYNTTTQEFELHETTANRVEAMLEQLTQTLLCADMDTCTRLWAGLAAWLDRTSEHEAYLAKITLVGGAALAAKLHTFVLQVPHALNLPVQSYHPNAQADALQLIDFVKRDFVSAVRDADRLLQITSAQMWQMCLNDRGLRYAAQALMTLDSAKLIDAVETLNQFLVDDRSTLDSLQFWSLAYSLSFIIQQLVWQLIINRFHNQQNDNLTQKMIESNLPSIRALAAYSLFPSNANQADQSPLDLQKIFTRLTQLSAIERIHVLAEWGFHLRIKANINRGETEAVRELRLAVFNEMRRNFPQELSLEEVSSISRRLSGPSEGAWARTTTNNLLQPLVTENKLSQDCVTEVWFLVLLNGLNNSLIIATKQDEASPSLGFNPDFTTGLELIQVCAEVFARASPERRTKWLAETLKLSQAARRSLKQPFLRSRHYEKWDAARTCALWLQSLMQLVAQTNKSNNQLTDEEFEVLQQAATHFDETLAITREADSLPDRKLLWEFTAKL; translated from the coding sequence ATGTCTCAGAGTCCTTCTATTCCCAACCTCTCTCAAGACCTTGATACGCTGAGTTGTGATGCCCGACTGACAGAAGTATTTAGCGGCAACTCGAACGAACCCTGTACACTTTACTTGTGGCTGCTTGAGCGAAAACAAGGTAAGAACGACCGCGACTATCAATTGCTATTCAGTTGGGTGCTCCCTCGATTAACAGGTGCAGTGGGTCAATGGGGATCATTCAACTCTTTATCCAAATGGAAATCAGCGCCCTATGAGTTTCGCATTCACAGGTTGACATTTCTGCATAGCGGTAGTGCGATCACCGATCTTGTAAAACGGCTTTGTCAGGGCGTAACACTAGGCGATGCCTGCAATCAAATGGATCTTCCTCAACCCAATGCGCCGCTTGATCAGTTCTGCTTGGGAGTATCGCCTAATCAAATTGCCCAATCTTTTCGGGTTCGTCCAGTGATTTTCTTGGAAACATCGTTTTCGACGCTGCCGATCTTTGATCAACTCAAGCCACCCACTAGCCCGATCGACGGTATCTCTGCATTTATGGGGTCGCTATACCGCTGCGATAAACTCAATCTTTTCTGCCAAGCCAACGGTGAACCGCTTCCGCAAGTAGACGAACTAGCTAGACTCTGCCTGAATCACCTTCGGGATGAAACGGGATTAGATTTTCGGAACGCAGATAACCAACGACTAGGAAACCTAGAATGGCTCTGCTTTCCGGCTGCTAATCAGCATGAGCAGTCTCAGATTAGCATTGATACTGATGATGCCCCAAATCAAGTAACAGTCCGAATTACACCTGGAGTGCTTCCAACCTCATCTGCTTTGATTCGCTGTCGCGGCAAGAATGGTGGCGTGATCGTTCTAGATCAATGTCAGCTTGTACAGGTAGCCGATAGCGCGGAAGTCCCGGTATCGTTTGAAGCAAAAGAACACATCAGTTCCGTTACGGTTACGATCTGGATTCAAGCACCTAATTCTACGAGCTGGGAGCTTTGGTACGAGCATACATCACCCACACGCTGGCAGGTTAATCTAAGTCTTGGTCTGGCTGGTCCTCAAATCGACTTACCTTCGGATTGGCTTGAGAAATATGCCAATTCTAGATTTCGAGACCAGGTTGAGCAATCTCAAAAGTTCAATCAGGTGAATTATGAACAGGTACGGATTGGTAAAACAGATACAGAGCCGTGGATTGTGGCGGCAAAGCAAATCCGCGAATTTGCCAGAAAGCTCTTCCCATTCAGCTCAAACGGAGCATTCTTTCCGAGAGGTTGGGCAAACGACGAGACGGGTCGATTTAGTTTTTTTAAGTGGTTGCAACAACTCACGAACGATCCAACAGCCAGCAAAGTTCTCCTGATTGACCCTTATTTTGACAGCGCTGGCATTCATGAACTGATTGCACGAGCGAGTGCAGTTCAGGCAGAGTATGTTGTTCTGACGACCACTCAAATTAAATCAGATGACGATGCACTGGAGACAGAAGATAGTCTGCAAGTGAGCGATCAATCCTCAGAACCACAACGCGCAATTCGACTGAAGACGGCTTGTAATCAACTACAGGTTTTGTTGAAAAATCTTAAATTCCGTCTTTTAGACGTGCGAAGTACAGAAGGGGGAAAGAATCAAATTTTTCATGATCGCTACATTCTTGTCTTCGGTCAAAACGGTGACGTGAAAGCTGGCTATCATCTTTCCAACTCGATTCAAGGTGCAACGAAGGCTTATCCATTGTTAATCACAACCATTCCAGCAGACGTGCTGCCTCTCGTTGAGACTTATATTGCGACTGAATTGCTTCAGCCTTCTAATCCTAGAAGAGAAGTGCAGACAATTTTCTCGACGATTGCTGAGCAAGCAGAATTCTCGATGAGCCAACATCCAACAGAAATTGCTGCAATTCCCGATGCAAATCAATTCTTTGCAGCACTTCTCCAAGATGCTAATTTGGCTTATCTAACGTTATCCGATCTGGGTGAACGCCTTCAAGAACGAGGTCTTTACAATACGACAACACAAGAGTTTGAGTTGCATGAGACAACAGCGAACCGGGTCGAAGCAATGCTTGAGCAATTGACTCAAACTTTACTGTGTGCCGATATGGATACTTGTACTCGATTGTGGGCTGGATTGGCAGCATGGTTAGATCGAACTTCAGAGCATGAAGCGTACTTGGCAAAAATCACATTGGTTGGGGGGGCAGCACTAGCTGCAAAACTGCACACATTTGTATTACAAGTCCCCCATGCCTTAAATCTTCCCGTTCAGTCATACCATCCAAATGCTCAAGCCGACGCACTGCAATTAATTGATTTCGTCAAACGAGACTTTGTGAGTGCTGTACGAGATGCCGACCGACTTCTGCAAATTACGAGTGCCCAGATGTGGCAGATGTGTTTGAACGATCGCGGTCTTCGTTATGCGGCACAAGCATTAATGACTCTAGATTCAGCGAAGTTGATTGACGCGGTTGAGACGTTGAACCAGTTTCTGGTAGATGATCGCAGTACTCTAGATTCATTGCAGTTCTGGTCTTTAGCTTATTCCCTCTCCTTCATCATTCAGCAGCTAGTGTGGCAACTGATTATTAATCGATTTCACAATCAACAGAATGACAATCTGACACAGAAGATGATTGAGAGCAATTTGCCGTCGATTCGCGCGCTCGCAGCCTATAGCTTGTTTCCATCAAATGCTAATCAGGCTGATCAATCGCCCTTGGATTTGCAAAAGATTTTTACTCGACTGACACAACTTTCAGCGATCGAGAGAATTCACGTTTTAGCCGAATGGGGATTTCACCTGAGAATCAAAGCAAATATCAATCGTGGAGAAACTGAGGCAGTTCGAGAACTTCGTTTAGCGGTTTTCAACGAAATGCGGCGGAATTTTCCGCAGGAATTATCGCTGGAGGAAGTTTCAAGCATTAGTCGTCGTCTCAGTGGTCCGAGTGAAGGCGCATGGGCAAGAACGACAACGAATAATCTACTACAACCCTTGGTCACTGAGAATAAGTTAAGCCAGGATTGTGTTACTGAAGTTTGGTTTTTAGTTTTATTGAATGGACTCAACAATAGTCTGATAATTGCTACGAAACAAGACGAGGCAAGCCCTTCTCTTGGCTTTAATCCTGATTTTACGACGGGTTTGGAATTAATTCAGGTGTGTGCAGAAGTATTCGCTCGTGCGAGTCCAGAACGTCGCACAAAATGGCTAGCTGAAACTTTAAAGCTTAGTCAAGCCGCGCGACGCTCCCTAAAGCAACCTTTTCTTCGTTCCCGTCATTATGAGAAATGGGACGCAGCACGAACTTGCGCTCTGTGGTTACAGAGTTTGATGCAACTGGTAGCTCAAACGAACAAATCGAATAATCAGTTAACCGATGAGGAGTTTGAAGTTCTACAGCAAGCTGCAACACACTTCGATGAAACTTTAGCAATCACTCGCGAAGCAGACTCGTTACCTGACAGAAAGTTACTGTGGGAATTTACGGCAAAGCTCTAG